The Vicia villosa cultivar HV-30 ecotype Madison, WI linkage group LG1, Vvil1.0, whole genome shotgun sequence genome includes a region encoding these proteins:
- the LOC131644368 gene encoding uncharacterized protein LOC131644368 isoform X1, giving the protein MDMPQFDGGEDAYWWLICIEKHFDVVGTPESEKLPEAVKALRNRALKWWQWWSRRHLQANWKTFSVALLWHFKPEYRDLLPISYEEAEPELESELSAPHTLNLQKEETYLGNSALIQTVEERKKEKVEIPKVEDVENSLMNVIIEKQLVTKTNFCKFFGINRHFDEHGETMVCESMTRLSRTTIGESKASLKLDNLAPSPPPKPPGPDESLVKGGLFSGLIKPALLMPTAVMLCFWIKQTTQNRVYDPGISYYVSRLALSLCFK; this is encoded by the coding sequence ATGGACATGCCACAATTTGACGGCGGCGAAGATGCCTATTGGTGGTTGATTTGTATTGAGAAACACTTTGATGTTGTGGGAACACCGGAAAGTGAGAAGTTGCCAGAGGCAGTGAAAGCCTTGAGAAACCGTGCTCTAAAATGGTGGCAATGGTGGAGTCGACGCCATCTACAAGCGAATTGGAAAACGTTTTCGGTTGCGCTGCTTTGGCATTTTAAGCCAGAGTATAGAGACCTTCTTCCTATATCATATGAAGAAGCGGAACCTGAATTAGAATCGGAGTTGTCGGCGCCTCACACATTAAACCTTCAAAAAGAAGAAACATACCTAGGAAATTCTGCCCTCATTCAGACAGtggaagaaagaaagaaggaaaaggtAGAAATTCCTAAAGTAGAAGATGTTGAAAATTCGCTCATGAATGTCATTATCGAAAAGCAACTAGTGACAAAAACAAATttttgcaaattttttggtaTCAACAGACATTTTGATGAACATGGCGAGACTATGGTGTGTGAATCAATGACAAGACTATCTAGAACAACTATCGGAGAAAGCAAGGCTTCACTCAAGTTGGACAACCTAGCGCCGTCACCGCCGCCAAAGCCACCAGGTCCAGACGAGTCCTTGGTGAAGGGTGGATTATTCTCTGGTTTGATAAAACCGGCGCTGCTGATGCCTACTGCTGTCATGCTATGTTTTTGGATCAAACAGACCACTCAAAACAGAGTGTATGATCCAGGCATAAGTTATTATGTTTCACGCCTTGCTCTATCACTCTGCTTCAAGTAA